Proteins from a genomic interval of Zingiber officinale cultivar Zhangliang chromosome 1B, Zo_v1.1, whole genome shotgun sequence:
- the LOC122054027 gene encoding flap endonuclease 1-A isoform X7 has translation MNTLTNQTGEVTRHLQGMFNRTIRLLEAGIEPVYVFDGQPPELKKQEFAKRYSKREDATNDLNTAIEISDLEGIEKHSKRTVKVTKQHHEDCKRLLRLMGVPTIEAPCEAEAQCTALCKSDKVFAVASEDMDTLTFGAPRFLRYLMDPSSRKIPVMEFEVSKVLEELRLTMDQFIDLCILSGCDYCDSIKGIGGQTALKLIRQHSCIEHILENINKERYKIPEEWPYQETRRLFKEPNVTMDVPELKWIAPDEEGLLSFLVNENGFNSDRVAKVLVLFIVISSLLIVDYGSPYIKLFVNLSS, from the exons ATGAACACTCTCACTAACCAGACTGGTGAAGTTACACG TCATTTGCAAGGGATGTTCAATCGAACTATCAGATTATTAGAAGCAGGTATCGAGCCAGT ATATGTATTTGACGGTCAACCTCCAGAGCTGAAGAAACAAGAATTTGCCAAAAG ataTTCAAAGAGGGAAGATGCAACTAACGATCTGAACACAGCAATTGAG ATTAGTGATCTGGAGGGAATTGAAAAGCACAGCAAAAGGACTGTCAAG GTAACCAAGCAACATCATGAAGATTGTAAACGTCTCTTAAGACTGATGGGTGTGCCTACTATTGAG GCACCGTGTGAAGCAGAAGCTCAATGCACAGCTCTTTGCAAAAGTGACAAG GTGTTTGCGGTTGCCTCAGAAGACATGGATACTTTAACTTTTGGGGCACCGAGGTTTCTCCGTTATTTAATGGATCCTAGTTCCAGAAAAATCCCTGTGATGGAATTTGAAGTTTCAAAG GTTCTTGAAGAGCTAAGACTCACTATGGATCAGTTCATTGATTTGTGTATTCTCTCTGGATGTGATTATTGTGATAGCATTAAAG GCATTGGAGGACAAACTGCTTTGAAGCTCATCCGTCAGCATAGTTGCATAGAGCATATCTTGGAGAACATAAACAAAGAAAG ATATAAAATTCCTGAAGAGTGGCCGTATCAAGAAACTCGACGTTTGTTCAAAGAACCAAATGTGACCATGGACGTTCCAGAACTAAAGTGGATAGCTCCAGATGAGGAG GGTCTTCTGAGCTTTCTGgtgaatgaaaatggattcaaCAGTGATCGAGTTGCTAAGGTATTGGTCCTCTTCATAGTGATTTCTTCTTTGCTAATAGTTGATTATGGAAGTCCCTATATTAAACTGTTTGTTAATCTCAGCTCCTAA
- the LOC122054027 gene encoding flap endonuclease 1 isoform X4, with protein sequence MGIKGLTKLLADHAPKAMKEQKFESYFGRKIAIDASMSVYQFLIVVGRTGMNTLTNQTGEVTRHLQGMFNRTIRLLEAGIEPVYVFDGQPPELKKQEFAKRYSKREDATNDLNTAIEISDLEGIEKHSKRTVKVTKQHHEDCKRLLRLMGVPTIEAPCEAEAQCTALCKSDKVFAVASEDMDTLTFGAPRFLRYLMDPSSRKIPVMEFEVSKVLEELRLTMDQFIDLCILSGCDYCDSIKGIGGQTALKLIRQHSCIEHILENINKERYKIPEEWPYQETRRLFKEPNVTMDVPELKWIAPDEEGLLSFLVNENGFNSDRVAKAIEKIKSAKNKSSQGR encoded by the exons ATGGGGATAAAG GGTTTGACGAAGCTCCTTGCGGACCACGCTCCCAAAGCTATGAAGGAACAGAAGTTTGAGAGTTATTTCGGCCGGAAGATTGCAATTGACGCTAGCATGAGCGTGTACCAGTTCCTT ATTGTTGTCGGAAGAACTGGCATGAACACTCTCACTAACCAGACTGGTGAAGTTACACG TCATTTGCAAGGGATGTTCAATCGAACTATCAGATTATTAGAAGCAGGTATCGAGCCAGT ATATGTATTTGACGGTCAACCTCCAGAGCTGAAGAAACAAGAATTTGCCAAAAG ataTTCAAAGAGGGAAGATGCAACTAACGATCTGAACACAGCAATTGAG ATTAGTGATCTGGAGGGAATTGAAAAGCACAGCAAAAGGACTGTCAAG GTAACCAAGCAACATCATGAAGATTGTAAACGTCTCTTAAGACTGATGGGTGTGCCTACTATTGAG GCACCGTGTGAAGCAGAAGCTCAATGCACAGCTCTTTGCAAAAGTGACAAG GTGTTTGCGGTTGCCTCAGAAGACATGGATACTTTAACTTTTGGGGCACCGAGGTTTCTCCGTTATTTAATGGATCCTAGTTCCAGAAAAATCCCTGTGATGGAATTTGAAGTTTCAAAG GTTCTTGAAGAGCTAAGACTCACTATGGATCAGTTCATTGATTTGTGTATTCTCTCTGGATGTGATTATTGTGATAGCATTAAAG GCATTGGAGGACAAACTGCTTTGAAGCTCATCCGTCAGCATAGTTGCATAGAGCATATCTTGGAGAACATAAACAAAGAAAG ATATAAAATTCCTGAAGAGTGGCCGTATCAAGAAACTCGACGTTTGTTCAAAGAACCAAATGTGACCATGGACGTTCCAGAACTAAAGTGGATAGCTCCAGATGAGGAG GGTCTTCTGAGCTTTCTGgtgaatgaaaatggattcaaCAGTGATCGAGTTGCTAAG gcaatagaaaaaattaaatcggCCAAGAACAAATCTTCCCAGGGCCGGTAG
- the LOC122054027 gene encoding flap endonuclease 1 isoform X1, with amino-acid sequence MGIKGLTKLLADHAPKAMKEQKFESYFGRKIAIDASMSVYQFLIVVGRTGMNTLTNQTGEVTRHLQGMFNRTIRLLEAGIEPVYVFDGQPPELKKQEFAKRYSKREDATNDLNTAIEISDLEGIEKHSKRTVKVTKQHHEDCKRLLRLMGVPTIEAPCEAEAQCTALCKSDKVFAVASEDMDTLTFGAPRFLRYLMDPSSRKIPVMEFEVSKVLEELRLTMDQFIDLCILSGCDYCDSIKGIGGQTALKLIRQHSCIEHILENINKERYKIPEEWPYQETRRLFKEPNVTMDVPELKWIAPDEEGLLSFLVNENGFNSDRVAKVLVLFIVISSLLIVDYGSPYIKLFVNLSS; translated from the exons ATGGGGATAAAG GGTTTGACGAAGCTCCTTGCGGACCACGCTCCCAAAGCTATGAAGGAACAGAAGTTTGAGAGTTATTTCGGCCGGAAGATTGCAATTGACGCTAGCATGAGCGTGTACCAGTTCCTT ATTGTTGTCGGAAGAACTGGCATGAACACTCTCACTAACCAGACTGGTGAAGTTACACG TCATTTGCAAGGGATGTTCAATCGAACTATCAGATTATTAGAAGCAGGTATCGAGCCAGT ATATGTATTTGACGGTCAACCTCCAGAGCTGAAGAAACAAGAATTTGCCAAAAG ataTTCAAAGAGGGAAGATGCAACTAACGATCTGAACACAGCAATTGAG ATTAGTGATCTGGAGGGAATTGAAAAGCACAGCAAAAGGACTGTCAAG GTAACCAAGCAACATCATGAAGATTGTAAACGTCTCTTAAGACTGATGGGTGTGCCTACTATTGAG GCACCGTGTGAAGCAGAAGCTCAATGCACAGCTCTTTGCAAAAGTGACAAG GTGTTTGCGGTTGCCTCAGAAGACATGGATACTTTAACTTTTGGGGCACCGAGGTTTCTCCGTTATTTAATGGATCCTAGTTCCAGAAAAATCCCTGTGATGGAATTTGAAGTTTCAAAG GTTCTTGAAGAGCTAAGACTCACTATGGATCAGTTCATTGATTTGTGTATTCTCTCTGGATGTGATTATTGTGATAGCATTAAAG GCATTGGAGGACAAACTGCTTTGAAGCTCATCCGTCAGCATAGTTGCATAGAGCATATCTTGGAGAACATAAACAAAGAAAG ATATAAAATTCCTGAAGAGTGGCCGTATCAAGAAACTCGACGTTTGTTCAAAGAACCAAATGTGACCATGGACGTTCCAGAACTAAAGTGGATAGCTCCAGATGAGGAG GGTCTTCTGAGCTTTCTGgtgaatgaaaatggattcaaCAGTGATCGAGTTGCTAAGGTATTGGTCCTCTTCATAGTGATTTCTTCTTTGCTAATAGTTGATTATGGAAGTCCCTATATTAAACTGTTTGTTAATCTCAGCTCCTAA
- the LOC122054027 gene encoding flap endonuclease 1 isoform X3, producing the protein MGIKGLTKLLADHAPKAMKEQKFESYFGRKIAIDASMSVYQFLIVVGRTGMNTLTNQTGEVTRHLQGMFNRTIRLLEAGIEPVYVFDGQPPELKKQEFAKRYSKREDATNDLNTAIEISDLEGIEKHSKRTVKVTKQHHEDCKRLLRLMGVPTIEAPCEAEAQCTALCKSDKVFAVASEDMDTLTFGAPRFLRYLMDPSSRKIPVMEFEVSKVLEELRLTMDQFIDLCILSGCDYCDSIKGIGGQTALKLIRQHSCIEHILENINKERYKIPEEWPYQETRRLFKEPNVTMDVPELKWIAPDEEGLLSFLVNENGFNSDRVAKAIEKIKSAKNKSSQGRWSRYT; encoded by the exons ATGGGGATAAAG GGTTTGACGAAGCTCCTTGCGGACCACGCTCCCAAAGCTATGAAGGAACAGAAGTTTGAGAGTTATTTCGGCCGGAAGATTGCAATTGACGCTAGCATGAGCGTGTACCAGTTCCTT ATTGTTGTCGGAAGAACTGGCATGAACACTCTCACTAACCAGACTGGTGAAGTTACACG TCATTTGCAAGGGATGTTCAATCGAACTATCAGATTATTAGAAGCAGGTATCGAGCCAGT ATATGTATTTGACGGTCAACCTCCAGAGCTGAAGAAACAAGAATTTGCCAAAAG ataTTCAAAGAGGGAAGATGCAACTAACGATCTGAACACAGCAATTGAG ATTAGTGATCTGGAGGGAATTGAAAAGCACAGCAAAAGGACTGTCAAG GTAACCAAGCAACATCATGAAGATTGTAAACGTCTCTTAAGACTGATGGGTGTGCCTACTATTGAG GCACCGTGTGAAGCAGAAGCTCAATGCACAGCTCTTTGCAAAAGTGACAAG GTGTTTGCGGTTGCCTCAGAAGACATGGATACTTTAACTTTTGGGGCACCGAGGTTTCTCCGTTATTTAATGGATCCTAGTTCCAGAAAAATCCCTGTGATGGAATTTGAAGTTTCAAAG GTTCTTGAAGAGCTAAGACTCACTATGGATCAGTTCATTGATTTGTGTATTCTCTCTGGATGTGATTATTGTGATAGCATTAAAG GCATTGGAGGACAAACTGCTTTGAAGCTCATCCGTCAGCATAGTTGCATAGAGCATATCTTGGAGAACATAAACAAAGAAAG ATATAAAATTCCTGAAGAGTGGCCGTATCAAGAAACTCGACGTTTGTTCAAAGAACCAAATGTGACCATGGACGTTCCAGAACTAAAGTGGATAGCTCCAGATGAGGAG GGTCTTCTGAGCTTTCTGgtgaatgaaaatggattcaaCAGTGATCGAGTTGCTAAG gcaatagaaaaaattaaatcggCCAAGAACAAATCTTCCCAGGGCCG gtggtCAAGATATACATAG
- the LOC122054027 gene encoding flap endonuclease 1 isoform X5, whose protein sequence is MGIKGLTKLLADHAPKAMKEQKFESYFGRKIAIDASMSVYQFLIVVGRTGMNTLTNQTGEVTRHLQGMFNRTIRLLEAGIEPVYVFDGQPPELKKQEFAKRYSKREDATNDLNTAIEISDLEGIEKHSKRTVKVTKQHHEDCKRLLRLMGVPTIEAPCEAEAQCTALCKSDKVFAVASEDMDTLTFGAPRFLRYLMDPSSRKIPVMEFEVSKVLEELRLTMDQFIDLCILSGCDYCDSIKGIGGQTALKLIRQHSCIEHILENINKERYKIPEEWPYQETRRLFKEPNVTMDVPELKWIAPDEEGLLSFLVNENGFNSDRVAKVVKIYIERERILVAR, encoded by the exons ATGGGGATAAAG GGTTTGACGAAGCTCCTTGCGGACCACGCTCCCAAAGCTATGAAGGAACAGAAGTTTGAGAGTTATTTCGGCCGGAAGATTGCAATTGACGCTAGCATGAGCGTGTACCAGTTCCTT ATTGTTGTCGGAAGAACTGGCATGAACACTCTCACTAACCAGACTGGTGAAGTTACACG TCATTTGCAAGGGATGTTCAATCGAACTATCAGATTATTAGAAGCAGGTATCGAGCCAGT ATATGTATTTGACGGTCAACCTCCAGAGCTGAAGAAACAAGAATTTGCCAAAAG ataTTCAAAGAGGGAAGATGCAACTAACGATCTGAACACAGCAATTGAG ATTAGTGATCTGGAGGGAATTGAAAAGCACAGCAAAAGGACTGTCAAG GTAACCAAGCAACATCATGAAGATTGTAAACGTCTCTTAAGACTGATGGGTGTGCCTACTATTGAG GCACCGTGTGAAGCAGAAGCTCAATGCACAGCTCTTTGCAAAAGTGACAAG GTGTTTGCGGTTGCCTCAGAAGACATGGATACTTTAACTTTTGGGGCACCGAGGTTTCTCCGTTATTTAATGGATCCTAGTTCCAGAAAAATCCCTGTGATGGAATTTGAAGTTTCAAAG GTTCTTGAAGAGCTAAGACTCACTATGGATCAGTTCATTGATTTGTGTATTCTCTCTGGATGTGATTATTGTGATAGCATTAAAG GCATTGGAGGACAAACTGCTTTGAAGCTCATCCGTCAGCATAGTTGCATAGAGCATATCTTGGAGAACATAAACAAAGAAAG ATATAAAATTCCTGAAGAGTGGCCGTATCAAGAAACTCGACGTTTGTTCAAAGAACCAAATGTGACCATGGACGTTCCAGAACTAAAGTGGATAGCTCCAGATGAGGAG GGTCTTCTGAGCTTTCTGgtgaatgaaaatggattcaaCAGTGATCGAGTTGCTAAG gtggtCAAGATATACATAGAGAGAGAGAGGATACTTGTGGCTAGATAA
- the LOC122054027 gene encoding flap endonuclease 1-A isoform X8, which translates to MADKSFARDVQSNYQIIRSRYVFDGQPPELKKQEFAKRYSKREDATNDLNTAIEISDLEGIEKHSKRTVKVTKQHHEDCKRLLRLMGVPTIEAPCEAEAQCTALCKSDKVFAVASEDMDTLTFGAPRFLRYLMDPSSRKIPVMEFEVSKVLEELRLTMDQFIDLCILSGCDYCDSIKGIGGQTALKLIRQHSCIEHILENINKERYKIPEEWPYQETRRLFKEPNVTMDVPELKWIAPDEEGLLSFLVNENGFNSDRVAKVLVLFIVISSLLIVDYGSPYIKLFVNLSS; encoded by the exons ATGGCCGATAAGTCATTTGCAAGGGATGTTCAATCGAACTATCAGATTATTAGAAGCAG ATATGTATTTGACGGTCAACCTCCAGAGCTGAAGAAACAAGAATTTGCCAAAAG ataTTCAAAGAGGGAAGATGCAACTAACGATCTGAACACAGCAATTGAG ATTAGTGATCTGGAGGGAATTGAAAAGCACAGCAAAAGGACTGTCAAG GTAACCAAGCAACATCATGAAGATTGTAAACGTCTCTTAAGACTGATGGGTGTGCCTACTATTGAG GCACCGTGTGAAGCAGAAGCTCAATGCACAGCTCTTTGCAAAAGTGACAAG GTGTTTGCGGTTGCCTCAGAAGACATGGATACTTTAACTTTTGGGGCACCGAGGTTTCTCCGTTATTTAATGGATCCTAGTTCCAGAAAAATCCCTGTGATGGAATTTGAAGTTTCAAAG GTTCTTGAAGAGCTAAGACTCACTATGGATCAGTTCATTGATTTGTGTATTCTCTCTGGATGTGATTATTGTGATAGCATTAAAG GCATTGGAGGACAAACTGCTTTGAAGCTCATCCGTCAGCATAGTTGCATAGAGCATATCTTGGAGAACATAAACAAAGAAAG ATATAAAATTCCTGAAGAGTGGCCGTATCAAGAAACTCGACGTTTGTTCAAAGAACCAAATGTGACCATGGACGTTCCAGAACTAAAGTGGATAGCTCCAGATGAGGAG GGTCTTCTGAGCTTTCTGgtgaatgaaaatggattcaaCAGTGATCGAGTTGCTAAGGTATTGGTCCTCTTCATAGTGATTTCTTCTTTGCTAATAGTTGATTATGGAAGTCCCTATATTAAACTGTTTGTTAATCTCAGCTCCTAA
- the LOC122054027 gene encoding flap endonuclease 1 isoform X2, with protein sequence MGIKGLTKLLADHAPKAMKEQKFESYFGRKIAIDASMSVYQFLIVVGRTGMNTLTNQTGEVTRHLQGMFNRTIRLLEAGIEPVYVFDGQPPELKKQEFAKRYSKREDATNDLNTAIEISDLEGIEKHSKRTVKVTKQHHEDCKRLLRLMGVPTIEAPCEAEAQCTALCKSDKVFAVASEDMDTLTFGAPRFLRYLMDPSSRKIPVMEFEVSKVLEELRLTMDQFIDLCILSGCDYCDSIKGIGGQTALKLIRQHSCIEHILENINKERYKIPEEWPYQETRRLFKEPNVTMDVPELKWIAPDEEGLLSFLVNENGFNSDRVAKDFPLLPPGLWWHSSSGVSCELKLVG encoded by the exons ATGGGGATAAAG GGTTTGACGAAGCTCCTTGCGGACCACGCTCCCAAAGCTATGAAGGAACAGAAGTTTGAGAGTTATTTCGGCCGGAAGATTGCAATTGACGCTAGCATGAGCGTGTACCAGTTCCTT ATTGTTGTCGGAAGAACTGGCATGAACACTCTCACTAACCAGACTGGTGAAGTTACACG TCATTTGCAAGGGATGTTCAATCGAACTATCAGATTATTAGAAGCAGGTATCGAGCCAGT ATATGTATTTGACGGTCAACCTCCAGAGCTGAAGAAACAAGAATTTGCCAAAAG ataTTCAAAGAGGGAAGATGCAACTAACGATCTGAACACAGCAATTGAG ATTAGTGATCTGGAGGGAATTGAAAAGCACAGCAAAAGGACTGTCAAG GTAACCAAGCAACATCATGAAGATTGTAAACGTCTCTTAAGACTGATGGGTGTGCCTACTATTGAG GCACCGTGTGAAGCAGAAGCTCAATGCACAGCTCTTTGCAAAAGTGACAAG GTGTTTGCGGTTGCCTCAGAAGACATGGATACTTTAACTTTTGGGGCACCGAGGTTTCTCCGTTATTTAATGGATCCTAGTTCCAGAAAAATCCCTGTGATGGAATTTGAAGTTTCAAAG GTTCTTGAAGAGCTAAGACTCACTATGGATCAGTTCATTGATTTGTGTATTCTCTCTGGATGTGATTATTGTGATAGCATTAAAG GCATTGGAGGACAAACTGCTTTGAAGCTCATCCGTCAGCATAGTTGCATAGAGCATATCTTGGAGAACATAAACAAAGAAAG ATATAAAATTCCTGAAGAGTGGCCGTATCAAGAAACTCGACGTTTGTTCAAAGAACCAAATGTGACCATGGACGTTCCAGAACTAAAGTGGATAGCTCCAGATGAGGAG GGTCTTCTGAGCTTTCTGgtgaatgaaaatggattcaaCAGTGATCGAGTTGCTAAG GATTTCCCTCTCCTTCCTCCTGGATTGTGGTGGCATTCGTCCTCCGGTGTGTCTTGTGAATTGAAGCTTGTCGGTTGA
- the LOC122054027 gene encoding flap endonuclease 1 isoform X6: MGIKGLTKLLADHAPKAMKEQKFESYFGRKIAIDASMSVYQFLIVVGRTGMNTLTNQTGEVTRHLQGMFNRTIRLLEAGIEPVYVFDGQPPELKKQEFAKRYSKREDATNDLNTAIEISDLEGIEKHSKRTVKVTKQHHEDCKRLLRLMGVPTIEAPCEAEAQCTALCKSDKVFAVASEDMDTLTFGAPRFLRYLMDPSSRKIPVMEFEVSKVLEELRLTMDQFIDLCILSGCDYCDSIKGIGGQTALKLIRQHSCIEHILENINKERYKIPEEWPYQETRRLFKEPNVTMDVPELKWIAPDEEGLLSFLVNENGFNSDRVAKLLKFSRQ, from the exons ATGGGGATAAAG GGTTTGACGAAGCTCCTTGCGGACCACGCTCCCAAAGCTATGAAGGAACAGAAGTTTGAGAGTTATTTCGGCCGGAAGATTGCAATTGACGCTAGCATGAGCGTGTACCAGTTCCTT ATTGTTGTCGGAAGAACTGGCATGAACACTCTCACTAACCAGACTGGTGAAGTTACACG TCATTTGCAAGGGATGTTCAATCGAACTATCAGATTATTAGAAGCAGGTATCGAGCCAGT ATATGTATTTGACGGTCAACCTCCAGAGCTGAAGAAACAAGAATTTGCCAAAAG ataTTCAAAGAGGGAAGATGCAACTAACGATCTGAACACAGCAATTGAG ATTAGTGATCTGGAGGGAATTGAAAAGCACAGCAAAAGGACTGTCAAG GTAACCAAGCAACATCATGAAGATTGTAAACGTCTCTTAAGACTGATGGGTGTGCCTACTATTGAG GCACCGTGTGAAGCAGAAGCTCAATGCACAGCTCTTTGCAAAAGTGACAAG GTGTTTGCGGTTGCCTCAGAAGACATGGATACTTTAACTTTTGGGGCACCGAGGTTTCTCCGTTATTTAATGGATCCTAGTTCCAGAAAAATCCCTGTGATGGAATTTGAAGTTTCAAAG GTTCTTGAAGAGCTAAGACTCACTATGGATCAGTTCATTGATTTGTGTATTCTCTCTGGATGTGATTATTGTGATAGCATTAAAG GCATTGGAGGACAAACTGCTTTGAAGCTCATCCGTCAGCATAGTTGCATAGAGCATATCTTGGAGAACATAAACAAAGAAAG ATATAAAATTCCTGAAGAGTGGCCGTATCAAGAAACTCGACGTTTGTTCAAAGAACCAAATGTGACCATGGACGTTCCAGAACTAAAGTGGATAGCTCCAGATGAGGAG GGTCTTCTGAGCTTTCTGgtgaatgaaaatggattcaaCAGTGATCGAGTTGCTAAG CTCCTAAAATTTTCTAGgcaatag